A stretch of DNA from candidate division WOR-3 bacterium:
GAAGAACAAGAGGAATATCTTAAAAAGGTGATAAATGAACTTGAAAAAGGGACTTTGCCAAAAAAGACAGTTCAAAAAACATTAAAAGCACTCCTCAAACTTAAGATTGATGAAATAGAGAATCCGTTAAAGGTACTTGGTATTCTACAAAAAGAGATTTCACCTGCATTTCTTAAAAGCCACTTAATAGAAAGTTCTTTTATTCCAGAAGGAAAAAGAGAAGTTATTTTGTCACTTTACTTAACTAATGAGGAAAGATGAATAAAAAAGTAAAAACATTGGAAGAAATAAAGATTATTTTAAAAAGTCTAAAATCTGAATTGGAACAAAAGTATAGAGTAAAAGAAATTGGTGTTTTCGGTTCGTGGGTGAGAGGAGAACAAAAAAAGAAAAGTGATGTAGATATTCTTGTTGAGTTTGAAGAAAATGCAGAGATTAGCCTTTTTGACTTTATTGAGATAAGGGAATATTTGAG
This window harbors:
- a CDS encoding nucleotidyltransferase family protein, with the protein product MNKKVKTLEEIKIILKSLKSELEQKYRVKEIGVFGSWVRGEQKKKSDVDILVEFEENAEISLFDFIEIREYLSKKIGVKVDLVEKKALKPYIGKIIIKEVVKL